TATTAGTAGGAGCAAGAGTAGCAGGATTATTAGGTGTTTTTCTAGCTATTCCGATTGCTAGCGTGATTGTCAGTTTGTTTGAAATTGATGAAATGAAAGCAGAAGTGTCTTGAATGTCATTGGTCATTGGTCATTTGTCATTTGTGACGAGTTTTTATCGTAGGGTGGGCATTGTCCACGCTACCAGTAACATAAAGATTTTTAAACTAGGGGATGTGACAACATGAAACCATACGTCTTTAGATGAAAATCTAATATATAACGGTTTTTTAATGCATCGTTCCCTCACTAGCAAAAATTCCACTTGGTTGCAGAGGTTTCTCGTAGCTATTTTAGTTTTAGGTATATTTTTTCGCTTAATTAACCTCGATCGCAAAGTTTACTGGTTTGACGAAGGCTTTACTTCTTTAAGAGTTGGCGGTTATGTGATTCGAGAAGTCGTACAGCAGACTTTTAACGGGAAAATAATTGATGTTAGCGAATTTCGGCAATATTTAAGTCCAAATCACAACCGCAATTGGCTAGATACGATCGAATCGTTAGCAATAGAAGATCCACAGCATCCACCACTTTATTATTTAATGTTGCGTCAGTGGATGCAATGGTTTGGTAATTCGGTGACAGCTATCCGCAGTTTGTCGGCTGTTACTAGCTTACTTGTATTTCCTTGCATCTATTGGCTGTGCCGAGAATTATTTCCATTATCGCCCTTAACGGGATGGATGGCGATCGCTCTAGTGGCTATTTCTCCATTTCACGTCCTCTATGCTCAAGAAGCGCGACAGTATAGTTTATGGACTGTGACAATCTTACTTTCTAGTGCTGCTTTATTACAAGCAAAGCGCTGCTACAGTCGGTTGAATTGGGGAATTTACGCGATCGCGATCGCATCTGCTCTATATACATTTTTATTTTCTGCTTTTGTAGCGATCGCGCACGGAATTTATATATTTGTAAGTGAAAATTCGAGTCGAAGGTGGCGCTGGACAAAAACAGTTCGAGCTTATTTATTTGCGACAAGTATAGCATTAGCAATCTTCACCCCTTGGATCGCGATCGCCATTCGTAACTATGGCAGATTGCGAGATTCAACGAACTGGATATCCGCAGCTAAAATATCTGCTTGTCAGCTAGTCTTTTCGTGGGGAAATACGGTAAAACTAATTTTTTTCAATGTCACTAATTTAGACTTTTTAATCTTGCCATTGACTCTGATTTTAGTCGGATATGCAGCCTATTTTACCTATCGGTTTTCCGAACGTAAAGTTTGGTTGTTTCTGTTCACTCTATTTGGAGGTACAGCCTTATGTCTGGCAATTCCAGACTTTATCACTCAGGGACAAAGAACGCTACAAGCTCGATTTTTAATTCCCTGCTATCTCAGCATTCAAATTGCTGTTGCTTATCTTTTTACTACTAAAATTGTTTCCCCTCATTTTCCTCAATGGCAAAGAAAAATGTGGTTATGGATAGCGATCGCTGTCTTCACAGGTGGGATATTTTCTTCTACTAAAATTGCTTACTCAGAAACTGCATGGAATAAAGGTAAAAATCAAAACGATCTTGAAATTGCTCGAATTATCAATCAGGCTGCTCGTCCGCTAGTCGTTGTCAGTAATTATCAATCT
This window of the Chroococcidiopsis thermalis PCC 7203 genome carries:
- a CDS encoding glycosyltransferase family 39 protein encodes the protein MHRSLTSKNSTWLQRFLVAILVLGIFFRLINLDRKVYWFDEGFTSLRVGGYVIREVVQQTFNGKIIDVSEFRQYLSPNHNRNWLDTIESLAIEDPQHPPLYYLMLRQWMQWFGNSVTAIRSLSAVTSLLVFPCIYWLCRELFPLSPLTGWMAIALVAISPFHVLYAQEARQYSLWTVTILLSSAALLQAKRCYSRLNWGIYAIAIASALYTFLFSAFVAIAHGIYIFVSENSSRRWRWTKTVRAYLFATSIALAIFTPWIAIAIRNYGRLRDSTNWISAAKISACQLVFSWGNTVKLIFFNVTNLDFLILPLTLILVGYAAYFTYRFSERKVWLFLFTLFGGTALCLAIPDFITQGQRTLQARFLIPCYLSIQIAVAYLFTTKIVSPHFPQWQRKMWLWIAIAVFTGGIFSSTKIAYSETAWNKGKNQNDLEIARIINQAARPLVVVSNYQSLYDCNATYLFSFSHFLNPNVKLLLVNQKNIEINADQFSNVFLYNPCGLTDFKSSFAREFLALIAQLKTEQNYIIEPINVEQSNVIWSLKSVQRTIEGAQPCAPYKCILPA